The Panicum hallii strain FIL2 chromosome 9, PHallii_v3.1, whole genome shotgun sequence genome has a window encoding:
- the LOC112873127 gene encoding putative proline-rich receptor-like protein kinase PERK6, giving the protein MASAPRSSPSSSANSKQSPPPSPSPPPPSQQASTSPPKIQSSSFPAAELPPPPPPPRKSGGSTSSKDGKKKSSSSSDNTAAVITGVVLGVVGFALLMAIVTCVCCSRKKKKHPPPMNMPFYTDEKGKVYYPNAGMPPMWKQYGSNGSIAPMPGWHPHGGGSNPLSPPQGSMAAPLSGEMGGPYSSGPHGPALPPPPPNVALGFSKSSFSYEELAAATSGFSPGNMLGQGGFGYVYKGVLAGSGKEVAVKQLKSGSGQGEREFQAEVEIISRVHHRHLVSLVGYCIAGNQRMLVYEFVPNNTLEHHLYAKGGPVMDWPTRMKIALGSAKGLAYLHEDCHPRIIHRDIKAANILLDNNFEAMVADFGLAKLTTDTNTHVSTRVMGTFGYLAPEYASSGKLTDRSDVFSFGVMLLELLTGRRPIDTTNYMEDSLVDWARPLLATALAGEAGFEELVDPRLGGEYSSMEVERLAACAAASTRHSAKRRPRMSQVVRALEGDASLDDLHQDGVKPGQSMLFSTGGGGGGSQNMSRFRQLAFDSGDYDDYSSEYSTDSSTARPPRRP; this is encoded by the exons ATGGCCTCCGCCCCACGgtcctcgccgtcgtcgtcggccAACTCCAAGCAGTCGCCACCGCCCTCCCCATCGCCACCGCCACCCTCACAACAAGCATCGACCTCACCGCCAAAGATTCAATCATCCTCATTTCCGGCGGCCGAGTTAccacccccgccgccaccaccaagaAAAAGCGGTGGTTCTACTAGCTCCAAAGATGGAAAGAAGaagtcgtcgtcgtcctcggatAATACGGCCGCCGTGATCACCGGCGTGGTGCTTGGAGTGGTGGGCTTCGCCCTGTTGATGGCCATCGTGACGTGCGTGTGCTGCtccaggaagaagaagaagcatcCACCCCCAATGAACATGCCCTTCTACACCGACGAGAAAG GCAAAGTGTACTACCCGAACGCTGGCATGCCGCCCATGTGGAAGCAGTATGGCAGCAACGGCAGCATCGCTCCTATGCCGGGATGGCACCCGCATGGCGGCGGCAGTAACCCTCTGTCGCCACCGCAGGGGTCGATGGCGGCGCCCCTGAGCGGCGAGATGGGCGGCCCCTACTCGTCCGGCCCCCACGGCCCCGCCCTCCCGCCGCCTCCCCCGAACGTGGCGCTGGGGTTCTCCAAGAGCTCCTTCTCGTACGAGGAGCTCGCGGCGGCGACGTCGGGGTTCTCCCCGGGGAACATGCTGGGGCAGGGCGGGTTCGGGTACGTGTACAAGGGCGTGCTCGCCGGCAGCGGGAAGGAGGTGGCGGTGAAGCAGCTCAAGTCCGGCAGCGGGCAGGGGGAGCGCGAGTTCCAGGCCGAGGTGGAGATCATCAGCCGCGTGCACCACCGGCACCTGGTGTCGCTGGTCGGCTACTGCATCGCCGGCAACCAGCGCATGCTGGTGTACGAGTTCGTGCCCAACAACACGCTGGagcaccacctgtacgccaaaggCGGGCCCGTGATGGACTGGCCCACCCGCATGAAGATCGCGCTCGGCTCCGCCAAGGGCCTCGCCTACCTCCACGAGGACTGCCACCCCCGGATCATCCACCGCGACATCAAGGCCGCCAACATCCTGCTGGACAACAACTTCGAGGCCATGGTGGCCGACTTCGGGCTTGCCAAGCTCACCACGGACACCAACACGCACGTGTCGACCCGCGTCATGGGCACCTTCGGCTACCTGGCGCCGGAGTACGCGTCCAGCGGCAAGCTGACGGACCGGTCCGACGTCTTCTCCTTCGGCGTGATGCTGCTGGAGCTGCTCACCGGGCGGCGGCCCATCGACACCACCAACTACATGGAGGACAGCCTCGTGGACTGGGCGCGCCCGCTGCTGGCCACGGCGCTGGCGGGGGAGGCGGGGTTCGAGGAGCTCGTCGACCCGCGCCTCGGCGGCGAGTACTCGTCCATGGAGGTGGAGCGCCTGgcggcctgcgccgccgccagcacccGGCACTCGGCCAAGCGGCGGCCCAGGATGAGCCAGGTCGTGCGCGCGCTCGAGGGCGACGCGTCGCTGGACGACCTGCACCAGGACGGCGTCAAGCCGGGGCAGAGCATGCTCTTCTccactggcggcggcggcggcggctcccaGAACATGTCCCGGTTCCGGCAGCTGGCCTTCGACAGCGGCGACTACGACGACTACTCCTCGGAATACAGCACCGactcctccaccgcccgcccgcCACGCAGGCCATAA
- the LOC112874913 gene encoding uncharacterized protein LOC112874913 gives MADGGIVVAICQYGGEFTSGPNGNLIYKGGEAHAVDVTRDMSLESFKDEVSKVFHVDVTDMSFKYFLPNNNRTLITISCDRDLQRMVDFTTSAAQVDVFLISRVENRSIVTYSGASAIKSGSNAPGDKRKRPPSKNKASKNNKKTPTPNVPGTAVQASANNVKQPRPVATENDENRVFQLEFGSDVAFATPPGGSSTEPGILDQQNLLALVDATPREPIGLFDDSGEPYVGSEITADPHHGLDNPIVFWDDIIKGVGQEFDNVKDFRAQLCKYAIGKGFAYRFIKNETTRVTVKCVAEGCTWRLHASESSRNKKFVIKKITDEHTCGGGNGEGHRRATRQWLTTIIKEKLHDNPMLKPKELVKEIYEQYGVTLTYSQVWRGKEVAQKELYHAIRETYSHLPWYSDRLIESNPGSIALLSPMVDTKFRRFFVAFHASLHGFASGCRPLLFLDKVPLKATNDYKLLVAAAVDADDGVFPVAFSVVEDENYDSWIWFLMQLKYALSNHNYPYHAMTFLSSGQKGLDAAVSQAFEDSHHAFCLHHIMEEFKGELKKGPWSQQIREGMIEDFTRAAQACSIEDFNASIESIRNISTEAADWIIASKPEHWSDAIFKGCRYDHFSSNIVDAFNNWIPTKKEGSIVLMIDSLRTKIMEIIESRREACKVWSGPLTPSMEYKAKEEMMKAGKMTVLCSSETVFEVRGNAIFVVNLANWECTCRRWQLSGLPCVHAVAVFNRIGRSYYDYCSKFFRLESYHLTYSGTIFPIPDMDTVDFSAGANLIPPPKPRSSDKPRRKRINPNKVPTVIRLCSRCKQAGHNKATCEAIL, from the exons ATGGCGGACGGGGGTATCGTGGTAGCCATTTGCCAATATGGTGGAGAGTTCACTTCTGGCCCCAATGGTAATTTGATATACAAAGGAGGAGAAGCGCATGCTGTTGATGTCACTCGTGATATGTCACTTGAGAGCTTCAAGGATGAGGTGTCCAAGGTGTTCCATGTTGATGTCACTGACATGTCATTCAAGTACTTCCTTCCAAATAATAACAGAACTCTCATCACAATATCATGTGATCGAGATTTGCAACGGATGGTTGATTTTACTACTAGTGCTGCACAAGTGGATGTTTTCTTGATTAGTAGAGTGGAAAACAG GAGTATTGTAACTTACTCTGGAGCGTCTGCAATTAAATCTGGGTCTAATGCGCCTGGCGACAAAAGGAAAAGGCCACCTTCCAAAAACAA GGCATCCAAAAATAACAAGAAGACTCCAACTCCCAATGTTCCAGGAACTGCAGTTCAAGCTAGCGCGAATAATGTGAAGCAGCCAAGACCAGTTGCCACTGAAAATGATGAAAACAG GGTTTTCCAACTGGAATTCGGAAGTGATGTTGCCTTTGCCACCCCACCTGGAGGTTCTTCCACTGAACCAGGcattctggatcagcaaaatCTTCTTGCTCTTGTTGATGCCACACCTAG GGAACCAATTGGGCTTTTTGATGATTCCGGCGAACCATATGTTGGTTCTGAGATTACTGCAGACCCTCATCATGGACTTGACAATCCTATTGTGTTTTGGGATGACATTATCAAAGGTGTTGGTCAAGAGTTTGATAATGTGAAGGATTTCCGTGCTCAGCTGTGCAAATATGCCATTGGGAAAGGATTTGCATATCGATTCATAAAAAATGAAACAACTCGAGTCACGGTAAAATGTGTTGCAGAGGGCTGCACATGGCGATTGCATGCATCCGAGTCATCTCGTAACAAGAAGTTTGTTATCAAGAAAATTACAGATGAGCATACATGTGGGGGAGGTAATGGAGAAGGCCATCGTCGAGCAACAAGGCAGTGGCTGACAACTATCATTAAGGAGAAGCTGCATGATAATCCAATGTTGAAGCCGAAAGAGCTTGTCAAAGAAATATATGAACAATATGGAGTCACACTAACTTATTCGCAGGTTTGGCGAGGTAAAGAAGTAGCGCAGAAGGAATTGTATCATGCTATCAGGGAGACCTACAGCCATTTGCCCTGGTATTCTGATAGGCTTATCGAGTCTAACCCAGGAAGTATAGCCTTGCTGTCTCCAATGGTGGATACGAAATTCCGTCGCTTTTTTGTTGCATTCCATGCTTCTTTGCATGGCTTTGCAAGTGGGTGCAGGCCCCTCTTATTTCTTGACAAGGTTCCTCTGAAAGCAACAAATGATTACAAATTGCTGGTGGCGGCTGCCGTTGATGCAGATGATGGTGTCTTTCCAGTGGCATTTAGCGTGGTTGAAGATGAAAATTACGACAGCTGGATTTGGTTCTTAATGCAGCTGAAATATGCTCTGTCAAATCACAACTACCCTTACCATGCCATGACATTCTTGTCCAGTGGACAAAAGGGTCTGGATGCTGCTGTTTCTCAAGCTTTTGAAGATAGCCACCATGCCTTCTGTTTGCATCATATCATGGAGGAATTCAAAGGAGAGCTAAAGAAAGGGCCATGGTCACAACAAATAAGAGAGGGAATGATAGAGGATTTTACTCGTGCGGCTCAAGCATGCAGCATCGAGGATTTTAATGCATCCATCGAGAGCATAAGGAATATATCCACTGAAGCTGCTGACTGGATCATTGCAAGCAAGCCTGAGCATTGGTCAGATGCCATTTTCAAAGGCTGTCGATACGATCATTTCTCCTCAAACATTGTTGATGCCTTCAATAACTGGATACCAACCAAGAAGGAGGGTTCAATAGTGCTGATGATTGACTCCTTGAGAACAAAAATAATGGAGATAATAGAATCAAGGCGTGAAGCTTGCAAGGTGTGGTCAGGGCCATTGACACCTTCCATGGAATACAAAGCAAAGGAGGAGATGATGAAGGCTGGTAAGATGACAGTGCTGTGCTCCTCTGAAACCGTGTTTGAAGTGCGGGGCAATGCAATTTTCGTTGTCAACCTTGCAAACTGGGAGTGCACCTGTCGGAGGTGGCAACTTTCTGGTCTCCCATGCGTGCATGCTGTTGCTGTCTTCAATAGGATTGGGCGATCTTACTATGACTACTGCTCGAAATTTTTCAGATTAGAAAGCTACCATTTGACTTATTCAGGAACAATCTTCCCAATACCTGACATGGATACCGTTGATTTTAGTGCTGGGGCTAATTTAATTCCACCTCCCAAGCCTCGTTCATCAGACAAACCAAGAAGGAAGCGGATTAACCCCAACAAGGTCCCCACAGTTATTCGACTCTGCAGCAGGTGCAAGCAAGCAGGACACAATAAGGCAACCTGTGAAGCTATTTTGTAG
- the LOC112877010 gene encoding transcription factor bHLH18-like isoform X1 has protein sequence MNSSANHQWLEELENEDLGELDFIDLLSMQQLAESLADELWDQPTQEQQVQLDLDQRQQPMYPTGFSFLGDIRKSYAEGFPTTMAISAGGGDSVFSFTDGKSKQLSFSSPEPKQDGDASTTAGKFGARSPATMESKGRRRASSSVHEHVLVERRRREKMHLQFATLASIIPDTTKRDKVSLLGSTIDYVHHLRGRLKALQDEQFQSTGSTAESPPLDARCCIGSEDDGEASQKIEADVRGTTVLLRVVCREKKGVLIMVLKELEKHGLSITSTNVLPLADQSLLNITVTAQIEDGSSTAVEFVNNLNSALRNF, from the exons ATGAACTCCTCAGCCAATCATCAATGGCTGGAAGAATTG GAAAACGAAGATCTCGGGGAGCTCGACTTCATTGACCTGCTGAGCATGCAGCAGCTCGCCGAatccctcgccgacgagctctgGGACCAGCCTACTCAAGAACAGCAAGTACAGTTGGATTTGGATCAACGGCAGCAACCTATGTACCCGACAGGCTTCTCCTTTCTCGGGGACATCCGCAAATCCTACGCGGAGGGATTCCCGACGACGATGGCCATCAGCGCGGGCGGCGGAGACAGCGTGTTCTCCTTCACCGACGGCAAGTCGAAGCAGCTGAGCTTCTCTTCGCCAGAGCCCAAGCAGGACGGCGACGCCAGTACAACTGCCGGGAAATTCGGCGCACGGTCGCCGGCGACGATGGAATCGAAAGGCAGGCGGAGAGCGAGCTCGAGCGTGCATGAGCACGTCCTTGtagagaggcggcggcgggagaaGATGCACCTCCAGTTCGCGACCCTCGCGTCCATCATCCCTGACACCACCAAG AGAGACAAGGTGTCCCTCCTGGGGAGCACCATCGACTACGTGCACCATCTCAGGGGCAGGCTCAAGGCCCTGCAGGATGAGCAGTTCCAGAGCACCGGCAGCACGGCGGAGTCACCACCGCTGGACGCCCGGTGCTGCATTGGCTCCGAGGATGACGGCGAGGCGAGCCAGAAGATCGAGGCTGACGTCCGGGGGACGACGGTTCTGCTGAGGGTGGTGTGCCGGGAGAAGAAGGGGGTGCTGATCATGGTGCTCAAGGAGCTGGAGAAGCACGGCCTGTCCATCACCAGCACCAACGTCTTGCCGCTCGCCGATCAGTCGTTGCTGAACATCACCGTCACCGCGCAG ATTGAAGACGGATCTTCTACCGCTGTTGAGTTTGTGAATAATCTAAACTCCGCTCTGAGAAATTTTTAG
- the LOC112877010 gene encoding transcription factor bHLH18-like isoform X2 yields the protein MQQLAESLADELWDQPTQEQQVQLDLDQRQQPMYPTGFSFLGDIRKSYAEGFPTTMAISAGGGDSVFSFTDGKSKQLSFSSPEPKQDGDASTTAGKFGARSPATMESKGRRRASSSVHEHVLVERRRREKMHLQFATLASIIPDTTKRDKVSLLGSTIDYVHHLRGRLKALQDEQFQSTGSTAESPPLDARCCIGSEDDGEASQKIEADVRGTTVLLRVVCREKKGVLIMVLKELEKHGLSITSTNVLPLADQSLLNITVTAQIEDGSSTAVEFVNNLNSALRNF from the exons ATGCAGCAGCTCGCCGAatccctcgccgacgagctctgGGACCAGCCTACTCAAGAACAGCAAGTACAGTTGGATTTGGATCAACGGCAGCAACCTATGTACCCGACAGGCTTCTCCTTTCTCGGGGACATCCGCAAATCCTACGCGGAGGGATTCCCGACGACGATGGCCATCAGCGCGGGCGGCGGAGACAGCGTGTTCTCCTTCACCGACGGCAAGTCGAAGCAGCTGAGCTTCTCTTCGCCAGAGCCCAAGCAGGACGGCGACGCCAGTACAACTGCCGGGAAATTCGGCGCACGGTCGCCGGCGACGATGGAATCGAAAGGCAGGCGGAGAGCGAGCTCGAGCGTGCATGAGCACGTCCTTGtagagaggcggcggcgggagaaGATGCACCTCCAGTTCGCGACCCTCGCGTCCATCATCCCTGACACCACCAAG AGAGACAAGGTGTCCCTCCTGGGGAGCACCATCGACTACGTGCACCATCTCAGGGGCAGGCTCAAGGCCCTGCAGGATGAGCAGTTCCAGAGCACCGGCAGCACGGCGGAGTCACCACCGCTGGACGCCCGGTGCTGCATTGGCTCCGAGGATGACGGCGAGGCGAGCCAGAAGATCGAGGCTGACGTCCGGGGGACGACGGTTCTGCTGAGGGTGGTGTGCCGGGAGAAGAAGGGGGTGCTGATCATGGTGCTCAAGGAGCTGGAGAAGCACGGCCTGTCCATCACCAGCACCAACGTCTTGCCGCTCGCCGATCAGTCGTTGCTGAACATCACCGTCACCGCGCAG ATTGAAGACGGATCTTCTACCGCTGTTGAGTTTGTGAATAATCTAAACTCCGCTCTGAGAAATTTTTAG